In one window of Carcharodon carcharias isolate sCarCar2 chromosome 14, sCarCar2.pri, whole genome shotgun sequence DNA:
- the LOC121287622 gene encoding WAP, Kazal, immunoglobulin, Kunitz and NTR domain-containing protein 2-like — translation MVTRNPRVGIQPRILVVVLGLLPLLSLTQDTGLPRAKLSYTSACPNHLNPGLWVDAQSTCERECNTDENCQNFEKCCTNVCGLKSCVAARFADGSLASLDLPREATCERIVCTQQGSECDIWDGQPICKCKDRCEKEPNFTCASDGLTYYNKCYMDAEACIRGISLTVVTCRYHITWPNTSPQPLETTVNPTSTTSLEDSIPPALYTNPFHQSVYIGGTVSFHCDVSGRPRPDITWEKQSDFRENIIMRPDQMYANVVVTNIGQLVIYNTQQEDAGIYTCTARNAAGLLRADFPLSVIKREHSGESTLRKSQPFPSGECFKDPDKRECGRQHVRWFYDHKKGRCSTFMFGGCDGSRNQFETYEECRLACINESVNICTFPAVQGPCKMWEARWAYNSLMKQCHAFVYGGCEGNKNNFESKEVCEETCPFPKSQQCKMCKPRHKIVPSFCRSDYVIVGRVMEIVEEQDSGVARFTLDEVLKDEKMGLTFFDFKHLEVTMINMDWNCPCPNINLTDGPLLIMGDVHDGMAVLDAESYVRTVNDKRIKKMYEIIEKKTCELLHRFQD, via the exons ATGGTCACGAGGAATCCCAGAGTTGGAATTCAGCCCAGGATCCTGGTTGTCGTGCTGGGGTTGTTACCTTTGTTGAGCCTGACGCAGGACACCGGCCTCCCCCGAGCAAAGCTCTCCTACACCAGCGCCTGCCCAAACCATCTCAACCCAGGTCTGTGGGTGGATGCACAGAGCACCTGCGAGAGGGAATGCAACACAGATGAG AATTGTCAGAACTTTGAGAAGTGCTGCACGAACGTGTGTGGTCTGAAGAGCTGTGTGGCAGCAAGGTTTGCAGATGGCAGCTTAGCTTCTTTGGACCTTCCCAGAGAGGCAACGTGTGAGAGGATCgtgtgcacacagcaaggttcGGAATGTGATATCTGGGATGGGCAGCCCATCTGTAAGTGCAAGGACAGGTGTGAGAAGGAGCCCAATTTCACCTGCGCCTCGGATGGTTTGACCTACTACAATAAATGTTACATGGATGCAGAGGCGTGCATCAGGGGCATCAGCTTGACCGTGGTGACTTGCAGGTATCACATCACTTGGCCCAACACCAGCCCCCAGCCTTTAGAAACCACAGTGAACCCAACATCAACAACCTCCTTGGAAGACTCCATCCCTCCAGCTCTCTACACCAAcccattccaccagtctgtctACATTGGAGGCACAGTGAGCTTTCACTGCGATGTCAGTGGGCGACCCAGGCCAGACATCACATGGGAAAAGCAGAGCGACTTCCGGGAAAATATCATCATGAGACCTGACCAAATGTACGCCAATGTAGTGGTGACCAATATTGGCCAGCTAGTTATTTACAACACCCAGCAGGAGGATGCGGGGATCTACACATGCACTGCAAGGAATGCTGCTGGCCTCCTGAGAGCGGACTTCCCTTTATCAGTCATCAAACGAGAACATTCAGGAGAGAGCACTCTCAGGAAAAGCCAGCCTTTCCCATCTGGAGAGTGCTTTAAAGATCCAGACAAGAGGGAATGTGGTCGCCAACATGTTAGATGGTTCTATGACCACAAGAAGGGCAGGTGTTCAACATTCATGTTCGGAGGCTGTGACGGGAGCAGGAACCAGTTTGAAACGTATGAAGAGTGCAGATTGGCTTGTATCAACGAGTCAGTCAATATCTGCACCTTTCCTGCTGTGCAGGGTCCCTGCAAGATGTGGGAGGCTCGGTGGGCTTACAACTCCCTGATGAAGCAGTGCCACGCTTTTGTTTACGGTGGTTGTGAAGGCAACAAGAATAATTTTGAGAGCAAGGAGGTGTGTGAGGAAACCTGCCCTTTTCCAAAGAGTCAACAGTGCAAAATGTGCAAACCCCGTCACAAGATAGTTCCCAGCTTCTGCAGAAGTGATTACGTTATTGTGGGAAGGGTGATGGAGATTGTTGAGGAACAAGACTCTGGAGTTGCCAGGTTTACACTGGATGAGGTGCTAAAGGATGAGAAAATGGGACTCACGTTTTTTGACTTCAAACATTTGGAGGTGACAATGATAAACATGGACTGGAACTGCCCTTGTCCAAACATAAACCTGACTGATGGACCCCTCCTTATAATGGGTGATGTCCATGATGGAATGGCAGTGCTGGATGCTGAGAGCTATGTGCGGACTGTAAATGACAAACGCATTAAAAAAATGTACGAGATAATTGAGAAAAAGACCTGTGAACTGTTACATCGCTTTCAGGATTAA